From Salvia splendens isolate huo1 chromosome 16, SspV2, whole genome shotgun sequence, a single genomic window includes:
- the LOC121770308 gene encoding uncharacterized protein LOC121770308 → MRKYGVHHHLSTPYHPQSNGQTEISNREIRAILEKTVNPMRKDWSRRLEDVLWAYRTAFKTPIGMSPYRMVFGKICHLPVGVEHQAYWAIKEMNINIEVGAAERRMLLQKLEELRLDAYDSAMCTRADSDNQETSSQVHIENPSPPTPTTAPPQTSAATPLPEVDEEA, encoded by the exons ATGCGaaaatatggagtccaccaccaCCTATCCACACCTTATCACCCACAATCCAATGGCCAGACTGAAATCTCTAATAGAGAAATCAGGGCGATTCTAGAGAAGACGGTCAATCCCATGAGGAAAGATTGGAGCCGTCGACTGGAGGACGTACTCTGGGCCTACAGGACAGCGTTCAAAACGCCTAttggaatgtccccataccgaaTGGTATTTGGGAAGATATGCCATCTGCCGGTGGGGGTTGAGCATCAAGCATACTGGGCGATCAAGGAAATGAATATAAATATCGAGGTCGGAGCTGCAGAAAGGAGAATGTTGTTACAGAAGCTGGAAGAGCTTCGCCTGGACGCCTAtgactctgccatgtg TACCCGTGCTGATAGTGATAACCAAGAAACCTCCTCACAAGTCCATATAGAAAACCCTAGCCCACCTACACCAACCACCGCTCCACCCCAAACAAGCGCCGCCACTCCACTACCCGAGGTGGACGAAGAAGCTTAA